The genomic DNA GATGGTCTAGTGGTCATGATTTCCGCTTGTCAGCTTAACAACTGCAAGCGCGGGAGACCTGGGTTCGATTCCCAGTCGGGGagatttctttttgctttttatCTATTTTTACCTTTCTACATGCCTCCTTTGGATCTATCTTTCTTTCTTATTTCAATCTCCCACTTCATTCTCATTTTTGTATTTTTGACTCTCGATGCTGCGCATGGTGCTTTGTGGCAGCTGGGTCTCGAACGAGATTTGAAAACATGCGCAGGCCCTGAAATATATATCCGCGCTGTTTCGTCCCATGCGTGGAACATGAACGAGAACAAAGGCAGTCGTGATAGCAATGCGCTAACAATTAAACCACCAATTCGTGGAAGATGGAGAATACAAAAAAATGACGCCAGAGGCTAAATGTTAGATGGATGGAGAAAATGATGATAGATTGAGATGATAATAAGAACTAGAATACAGGAGGGCGACATGGCCATATTCTAGGACATTGCATAAAGGAGACACTATCTAGAATATTCCGCATAGCTGCAAGAGGAGCAGGCATTCTGTTTGTGTACTTATGGCTATATGCCCATACAATTATAGTTGCGAGATATACAAAGACCGATGTACTGATACCTGGCTTCAACCAGGGCACATTCGCCCCGAGAGGCATTGATACCGAGACCCTCGCCTTGAGAAGGGGTATTGATGGTGATTGATATCGCAATACGATGTAGATGGTACTCAAGATATAGTCATTAAACATCATCACTTATTATCATATAATCGTAGGATAATGTCTATTTGGCGATACCCTCGCGCTTCAAGTCTTGCAGGTTAAGCGTGTCTTGATCACCAGGACGACGCTCCCCTTGGATCCTTGCCTTATCCTCGGGACCTCCCTTACCCTGGAATTCGCCAGCCGGTGCCAATCTGCAACGATCGGATGGCATTAGCATGTTGTGCTTCCTGTATAAGATAGAGCGTAGTATGGGGGTAACTCACCTGCCCCGGTCATCACGGCTGCCTCCTTCGTCTTCAGGGATGGGTTTCTTGTCACTGCCGGTAGGGCCTGCCTCTCTACCGGTGCGGACACCTGTTTCTTGAGGGAACTTCTTGTCGACGAACTCGTTCACGCCGGACTCGAGGGCTGTTGCGGTTAGTATCACCtcaggaaggaaagaaggtaCGTGAACACATACTCGAGTCACTCTTGGGCCCAAGACCCTGCTTGGCCGGGTAGCTGTTGAGGTCCTGCTCAGCGCGAGCAGCCATGCGTAATGCATCAGATTCCACCATTTTTGTGTAGATTCGGGGATGTCGTTAGGAAAGATGTTGAGAAGATGAGTTGAatgtgaagaagaggagagagtaGTTCATTGTTGAGAGGCTAAATATATCCATGGGTGCTCGCCAGAGCCATTTCCCATCATCAGGGACACTGGGAGTTGTTGCATCATTCTACATCATGGCGATGTCAATTACCCACCATCTGGGAGGTTTGGCGCCCCAGAAAGGGTCCACGGAAAAGCAGAGTCATGATCTGGACACTGTTCGTAGTGGGCAGAAACTCCAGATCTGGTCCACTTGTACGCCATGGCACAGCTGGTTATTCTTCCAAGGTCTGGTTTCAGCCATAGAACAATGACTTCATCACTATCTACAATCCGGCGCAGAGCCCTATGCACACCGCCTTCCATATCGAGGAGTTAGATAGGGTTCGATCCTAGGGTACTTCGGAGAAGGAATAATGAGATCTTCCGACGGGGTAGGCGGGGAGTCTTTGCTGAGAAAACGATAACACAGAGTCCGATAGCAGCTGATTCAGAAGCTCAGCAGTCTATCTTGCTTGCTGCGATTGGTTGCGAAAACGAATTTGGATATCTCATGGACTTTGAACTCGTCGACGCGTCCTGATCTTGCTTGGAATTGATTCAATAGTATCCCCGGCAGCTTCGACGCCCAAGTCTAACACCGAGCGCCTTCATCATGGCATTTGAGCTATCTGGGGAGGCAAATCCCCTGGATTTGCAGAATGTTCTCAATGCGCTCATGTTGGCTGCTAGTTCGACGCAGCAGCAAGTGCAGACCGGTGCCCAGCAGCTGCAGAACTGGGAGAAACAAGCAAACTACTACTCGTTCGTTCAGgtacttcttttttttgttgcCCGGTCCTATGTTGGATtaatgttttttttttttttggcgtCCAGAAGCCTTGCTAACTTATTCAGGATATCTTCCTAGATTATTCTGTCCCGTTCGAAGTCCGGTACCTCGCGATCATCCAATTGAAAAATGGAATCGACAAATACTGGCGCAAAACCGCAACCAAGTACGCTTGCACCGTCAAAACACCTATAATGCGATATGTCTCAAGACTAACGCCGGAAAAGTGCTatcaaaaaggaagaaaaagaccACATCAAGACTAGAGCTTTGCAAGCTGGCGTCGTTGAACCCGTCCCGGTTCTTGCCCTTCATAACGCATTGATGCTTGCGAAAGTTTTTCGCTATGAATTCCCGCAAGAATGGTACGCAAAATATATGTAAGAAATGCTTAAACCGGTGCTTGCTAACACTCTGAAAGGCCTGATGGCATGTCTTCGATCATCGCTTTCCTTCGATCCTCTACGCAGCCCGGCGCGAATCCATTGCAATTACCGCGAACCCTCACCATCCTCTTACAAATCATAAAGGAGCTGTCTACGGCACGCTTGCAGAGAACACGCGCCCACCTCCAGTCGGCCTCTCCGGAGATATTCCATCTTCTGGGAAGCATATACGTGGACAAGGTGAACGAGTGGGGTTCCTTTTTGGAGCAGGGAGGTGTTGATGAGGCGGCATTGCTGAAAACAATTGAACAAAGTCTAGTTTCTATGAAGGTTCTTCGACGGCTCATTATTGCTGGATTTGAACATCCGAGTCGCGATAAAGAGGTCCAGGACTTCTGGCGCCTCACTCATTCCCATTTCAGCCGATTCCTCTCGTTTGTGCAGGGACACACTACACTACCTGAACAGCTCCACAGGGCGATCGAGAAACATTTACTACAGTTATCGAAACTACACGTTGAAATGGCCAAGACCCATCCCGCTTCTTTCTCCTTGCTGCCAGATAGCATCGTCCTTGTGCAATCTTATTGGACATTGGTCGTCAAGCTTGGGGAGGACTACGAGAAGCTTGAAGCTGAAGGGAAATCGTTGATGGAAAGGACCGGGCTCAGAGCACTTCTCTTGATCAGAGCTTGTGCGAAGATGGCTTTTAACCCTGTTCAGACATTCAAGTACCAAACACCGCAAgataaagaagagaagaaacaGGCAGTTGATCTTATTAAGGTCCAGCTCTTCATGCCAGACTTCGTGGTCAACGTCATGGAGCTCCTGGTTACCCAGTTCTTCAGGTTCAGGAAGGGTGACTTTCAAGAGTGGGAAGAGGAGCCTGAAGAAtgggagaaaagagaggCCGAAATCGCTGAGGCTTGGGAATTTTCTATCCGTTCCTGCTCCGAGAAACTCTTCCTTGATCTCGTCATTCATTTCAGAGAACTGCTTATTCCTCGTTTACTGAGCGTGTTCTATAATTTTTCCAGCCCTGAGAATCGTGATATTCTGCTGAAAGACTCATTGTACTCGGCTATCGGATTGGCTGCAGCATGTTTAGACCGACATCTGGATTTCAATGCCTTTTTGGAATCGTCACTTGTACCCGAAGTACAGATTCAGGAACAGGGATACAATCTTCTCCGGAGAAGGATTGCCATTTTACTCGGCCAATGGGTCCCCGTGAAGCCGGACGAACTGAACAGGAACGCCATATACCAGATCTTCCAATACCTGCTTAGCAGACAGGACCCATTGAACGATATTGTCGTACGAGTCTCCGCTGGCCGGCAACTTCGAAGTGTCCTTGACCCATACGAGTTTTCCCCCGCTGGGTTCATACCATACGCACCGTCCATACTTTCGGACCTCATGGCTCTCATCCAAGAGGTTGAGCTTCCCGAAACCAGGATGGCGCTTCTGGACACGGTTCGCGCTATAGTAGTCAAGATGGAGGATAATGTAAGTGTCCCTCTTCGGATATCTCTTGGTGCAATAATGCTAATCTTTTGCAGATCACACCCTTCTCGGACCAGATTCTAGCACTTCTGCCTCCTTTATGGGAACAATCAGGAGAGGAACACCTGATGAAGCAGGCCATCCTTACGCTACTCTCATCTTTGATAGATTCGCTGAAGGAGGACTCAGCCAAATACCACCCGCTTATCCTGCCTCTGATCCGCAGCTCAGTCGAGCCAGGCTCTGTAAGTATCTTCTATACCCGTGAAGAAAACCAAGACTAACGAGCCAAGGAAACCCAAATCTACCTCCTCGAAGAAGCCCTGGAACTCTGGGCCTCAATCATGGTCCAAACCCCCGCCCCTGCATCCCCCGagctcctctccctcctccccgcCCTCTTCCAAATCTTCGAAGACGCAACAGACAGCTTCCCCATGGCCCTCCAAATCGCCGAATCCTACATCCTGCTCGCCCCCCAAGAAGCCCTCAGCGACCGCACCcgcctccccctcctcaccTCCCTAGAATCCCTTCTCAAATCAACCACCAAGCAACGCCTCGGCTCCGTCCCCCGCCTCGTAGAGCTCCTCATCCGCGGCGCGAAAACCGTCGACCCCGCCAGCAGCGAAACAACATACCAAGTCATCGCGCGCTCCTTACTCGACAGCTCTTTCCTCGAGGGGCTCCTCCAAGGCCTACACTCCGCCTACGAAGCAAGCCAAACCACCGGCCCCCACCGCAAGCAAACACAAGTCTACGGCATGGTTGAAACAGACTACCTCTCCGTCCTCGCACGCCTGGCCCTCGCAAACCCCAAGATCTTCGCCTCCGCGGCCGCAGCTACAACAGGAACCTCCGAGGAAACAACGCTCACCTGGATATTGACAGAATGGTTCTCGCACTACGACAACATCGGCTCCGTGAACCAGAAAAAACTCCACGCGCTGGCTCTCACTCAACTCCTCGCTCTAGACGGCCCAGATGCCCAACCGCCGCATTATATCCTGAACCACCTGCAATCGTACCTAAGTGTGTGGACGGATATCGTCACTGAGCTGGCGGAGGGCTCGGAGGAGGATCCTAGCTTGCCGGGTGATTATTTGATTTTCTGGAATCAGCCGCAGCCCGGGACTTATGTTGAGAATGAGCCGCCGGAAATTGAGCGGAGACGGCAATGGGACAGTTCGGATGTTATTCATACTATTAATATTAGGGACTTTGTCCGCCAAAAGCTGCATGCGTTGATTGTTGCTTGTGGTGGGGAGCAGCGGTTTCAGGAGGAATGGCTGGTGAATGTTGATCGTGAAGTTGTTGCGGCCTTTGGAGCCTTGGGGCTGTTTTGATTTCGCCGACGCTTGGGCTTCATCAGGTGCATGTGATGAGATACTCGATTGCTGCATTTACTAAGTTATGAGTGATATCAGTTACATATTACACATACCCTATAGATATGAAATAATGAAAAATAATGAATTCGACTGTATATCTATCGTCTATCACGATTAAAACAAAGTAATACCCAATATCAAGCTCCGGGGAATATAAAAGGCACTAGTAATAAGTAATAATAGGCACATGGTGCCGTGAAAGGAACATCGAAAGAAAGACCGGAGATATGGAAAGaatggaaaaaaaaattgaaatCTATCATCACCCCGCTTAGCCGCACTGACCGGGGAACTTTCGGTCATCCAGAGGTTGAGGGAACACACCCTCGGCAAGCAACTGCCTCATGTCCCATTCAGGAGCACCCTCGGTCTTCCACGTCCAGAACACCCAGCCACTCTTCTGTTCCCAAGCATCCAGCTGGCCTTCAATGAAGCGACGAGTGTTCACCTTATCCTCGTCGGAAAGGTCGGCCACATTGCCAACAGACTTGCCATCGCATGAACCGGCGCTGAAGTCAGCAGACATGGTACCGTCGTAGCGAGCGCCGACTCCCTTGCCATTGAGGTATTTCGCGCAGTCGGTCATGGCACCGGTCCATTCACCCACGATAGCCCACTTGTCAGACTTCTGGAGCTGTCCAGAGCTATGCGCACAGACGTTTGAGACATGCGTGTTGACGTCCTGTGTCAGAAGCGAGTTGTCGAAAACTTCATAGTGATGGTTATCGATGACCACGTTATTCTCGGATAGGAAGCCGTTCCAGCTGTCCACCGGGTTGAACCCATCGTGCAAGACCAAAGGAGCATCCGGCGTCGCTTTATGAACTCTCTGCTCGAAGTCGCCGTAGTACTGGCTCAAGAGGCCCCTGTCCACACCACCGGGGATGCTGGGCTCATTGAGAGCCTCGAACACGACATTGGGATATTCACTGTATCGATCAATCAATGCCTGGATTGCGGCGGTTGTCCGTTCAACAGTATCCCCTTGTTGCCATTCGATAGGGCCTCTACGGCCGCTGTTGTCGAATCCGTTTTGAGAGCCCGGGGCTAATCGCATATCGTCAGCCACAATTCAATTGCGCCTGAAAGAAAGTCAACATACCTCCATGAAGATCAACTATCACCTCGAGACCAGCGGACTGAGCCCAGAAAATCGCCTGGTCAAGGAAGTCCAGCTGACCATTGACATAGGGCTCATCGATGAGCGGGATGACAGCCCAGTAGCCAACAGGAATCCTGACGTGTGTCAATCCAGCTGCGGCAATCTCATCAAAGTCTGCCTGGCTGATGAAGCTCTCCCAGTGTTTCAACAGTCTGTTCCTAGCACCCTCCTTGCCCAGAACCTTTGTGAGTGTCCACTCGTCAACGGCTGCGTCTCCAACTTCATCAAAGATAGACGGGGTAATCCATGGTTCCAGCACGAGCCAACCGCCAATGTTCACGCCGCGAATCTTGTCGGCGTCGTAGTTAACCGAGGGGGCATGAATCTCGTCCCTAAGACAGGGGGTTAGTAACCACGGAATAACCAGAGCGTACGAGCAACTTACAGCACACCCACAGGAATAGCACCTGTCACTGCTGCTAGAGCAGACAGTGTAAGGAGAGCCTTACGCGAGAGTTTGGCAAACATGGCGAATGATCCAAGCACGTGTAAAACGACCGGAATTGAGAATGATCGTGAGACCGAACGAACGAGGAATCCGCTGACTTAAATGGAAAATCGCTGGACAACGACGATGACAGCCGGTCGAATCTAGACAAAGCAGACCTGCAGTACCAGGGTTCCGTCCGTCCAAATGCGGCCTGTTTTCGAAACTCCGGAGAAGCAACACGCTCGCCTGGCTGACCGATTGGAAACACACGTCCGGGGTAAGCACGTAAGCCAAGCTGAAAGCAGGACAAAAGCAGCAACGGATATATAACGAATGTAACAATGGAGTCCCAAGCCTCGGTGGAGGAAAGGAGCACTACCTCCTCTTGGGTAAAGGAAGGGAGCACTTGTCGTGGAGTAAGGCGATGGCAGCTTGGATCAGTTCCACGCAGCGATCGTGGAGTAAGGTTGAATTAAATCTCAGATCACGGCGGGCGCGAGGTCCGAGGAATGTTGACAGGCACGCGCCTTCCCCATCCGTCAGATTTCCACGCAATCAGGGAAGGAGCAGTGCCATTGCCAATTGAACCGCACCTGCCGCTAGGAATTGTCTTATTTGGTAGTGACGACCAGGCTGGGGAGGGGTCTTCTGGGGGGAAGGGTACGTGTAAGTCCACTTGCAAGGACATGGTAGTATACTAGACTGGGGCTCAATGTCACCCTTGACAGGAGGTGCTTAGTACAGCAGGAGCCCACCCTGTCGGGTGATTCCTGGAATGTGCCATTCTGTAGATTCGTGTTTGGTGGGACGCGCTGCAAACGGAAGTCCGCACTTTTTCTTCAGGGATGACAAAGGATCATTGAAGGAGAAGACGTCAGCTGGTAACCTCGTGGTGGAGGTTCGTATCGTCGAAGGAAGGGAGTGGTATACAGTCACGTGTATTACCGGATGCAGACAATAACCACCCACCACCTATCCACACCCTTTCTGAACGTCCTTGTTCTGTAGGTAACCATTTACTTGTTACACTTGTTGATTGTTGGTTAAACTGAAACCGGTGATTTTCGGCTCTACGGATCAGTCCAGAGAAACAACCCTGGTTGTGATATGACCTGTCACGCGCTCTGCGGCAGATTATCAGCGCACAAGACACTACTTTACCATACAGAGGCATAGTCCGCGGTGTTACTCAGGCCTATATCCATCGCGACTCGGTACGAAGCCCTCAATACCAAATCCGAATCCCTCCCAAGCATCGAACTCAGTAAGAAACTTAACAGCTGCCTTGAAATAGAAGTCACCTTTCTTCCCATAAGTCTTCAAACGCCTTTGGCGCACGGACAATCTTGAAGAAATGCGAGTCCTTGAACCACCTGTGCTTCAGGGTCCGGTCTATCACTGCTTCCCAACAATGATCATCCAGCTTGACCGTCTGGATTGAATCAATCATGCCAACGCCGAACGCAGGCCTAAGCTGACAAATGTATATCATGATAACAAACAGCGCGCATTGCCTCAATATACACGACCGCTGATCTTCGGGGAATAAATGCCACAGGATGCGGAGACCGTGCGCCACCTTCATCGTGTGTATCAGGAAGAAGTCGAATTTGCGCTCTCGGTCGCCGGCCCCAATACCCAGCAGGACGGATGCGTCGCAGCATTGCTCtagttgatgaagaggatctGTCACTTGCCATGCGTTCCAGTGCTCCAGAAGCGCTTCGAAGCGGGTTTGCAGCAAGGGTCCCATGTTGGTGATGCTGGGGTCTGTGAATAGGTCGTTGAAGCGGTTGTCGTCGTGCACGCGCTTAATGATATCTGCTAAACTGGTGTATTTATATGTCGAGTTATCAGGGGGATATTGGTCTAGAAGACCATGCAGCTCGATGTACTCGGTACATCCCAAGGACAAGGCTTCTGTGGCCACCGTGGGCGACTGCAATTCCCAGGCATAGGAGAGGTGGATGAAAGGATGACCAACTGTCTCGACTTGCCAGTTTCTCGCTCTGGTTCGATAGGGATCTCTGGCTTACGACCGCCAATGAAGCCATTGATAAGAGACTCTGGTCCGGAGAAGAGATAATCTCGAAGCACATTCTCCCAATCCCGATCATTGCGCTCAACCTCCTGATCAAAGAAATCCACATAAGCGACAGTATGACCGTACTATCATGAGAGAGCCGACGAAGATCAGTTAGAAAACGCACGGTTTCCAGCCTAGAAATTTCCTCCAGTTCTCCCTTGTGATGACAGCGCCCCTGACAAAAGTCCCATCAATTGGTACTAGCGTCTGAAATTTCATGCTTATAAAGTTCTTCCAACTGTTCAACGCCAGCACCAAGAAAATAAGCCGACCCTAGAAGCTGCAATTGTCAGGAAAATATAGTCATGTCTCAGAAATGGATGGGAACATGCATGAGGTAGGTGGCTATGAAGGATCAACTTGGGTTCGCGCAGTAGTGCCCCACGGCGGCGTGGCCCTTCTCAAGGAGCCGACGCAGGGTCTCTGCTCGTTCATTGCTTTTGCCGTCCTGAAGCACCGGGCCAGGGCGCAGCGCCCTTAGTCGGTACTCAGTGGCAGGCGTACAGCCGAAGCTGCCGCTTTTTCGTTACTCGACATGGTTGTGATATTGTTGATTCCGGCACTATGGGATGGATGATCTCGAATGCGAGCCTCTTTGACCGATTGACGAAAAGAGGTAGGGCGAGAGTGTGGgggagaaagaagaaaatagAAGAGGGGCATTTCACATTTCAAGTTACACTGCATTACGGAGTGCATGCAGTGCATATAAAAAAGCAAGTTGCCAAAACCCGACAAAAACCGGCATACTAAACTTGGCATCTGATAGTTCGATCATCCAGCGGAAATGGAACTCTTATGGACGACTATATCAAAATAGGAGCACTAACTCACCCTAATAGGATGTTAATAACACATGTATCAACCTGCGTCAATAGATACTTGTGGCAAGAGTTGCCTGCAACACTCAGCACTTCGTGTATACATGTATGTCTTACTCTTTTTAAAGTCGATGATATACTCTTTTAATTATAATATTTGGAGATGACCAGAATTCGCTACCCAAGAGACTATCTTCTCCGTATTCTGAATTACAATTGTAATTAGACATGCGAAGCTATCGGCTCTTGTCGGTGTTTGTCGGCTTATATTGCAAATATGGAATAGCACAACACAATAAGAATTCTTTATATCCTGGGATCTTCAATCACGTTCCTCATTTCCGGACACCTCCCATACTACCCATAAAGGAGCCCATACCCGAGAGCAAAGTTCAACGAAGACGCCTGGCCCTATTGGGCGCCACGGGGTGTACAGGCCGCCGAATCCTGCACAAGCTACTTCAGGAGCCAATCGCTGCAGAAATAGATAACCACGTCTACGTTCGCTCCAGGACAAAGCTTGAATCCCTCTTCCCATCCATCTCTTCCTACCCACACCTGGCCATCTTCCACGGCAGTCTCAACGACAAGATTTTAATCCGCGATTGTCTGGTCCAGGTAGACACGATCGTCTGCATCCTCGGCGAAAACGAGAACATCCCTGGAGTCACCGTGCTACAAGACAGCGCGAGCAATCCTAACAGCGTTATCGTCGCTCAAAACCTCATCATCAGAGCCAAAAAGAACACCCACCTCCTGCTCCTCTCATCAGGGACATGGAACCCGCACTTCGCAGCGACCCGTCCCACGCTGCTAAACTGGATGATCCGGCATG from Aspergillus chevalieri M1 DNA, chromosome 1, nearly complete sequence includes the following:
- a CDS encoding uncharacterized protein (COG:S;~EggNog:ENOG410PU0Y), with the protein product MVESDALRMAARAEQDLNSYPAKQGLGPKSDSTLESGVNEFVDKKFPQETGVRTGREAGPTGSDKKPIPEDEGGSRDDRGRLAPAGEFQGKGGPEDKARIQGERRPGDQDTLNLQDLKREGIAK
- a CDS encoding putative importin 11 (BUSCO:EOG09260DUW;~COG:U,Y;~EggNog:ENOG410PHZE;~InterPro:IPR001494,IPR016024,IPR011989;~PFAM:PF03810;~go_function: GO:0008536 - Ran GTPase binding [Evidence IEA];~go_process: GO:0006886 - intracellular protein transport [Evidence IEA]), which gives rise to MAFELSGEANPLDLQNVLNALMLAASSTQQQVQTGAQQLQNWEKQANYYSFVQDIFLDYSVPFEVRYLAIIQLKNGIDKYWRKTATNAIKKEEKDHIKTRALQAGVVEPVPVLALHNALMLAKVFRYEFPQEWPDGMSSIIAFLRSSTQPGANPLQLPRTLTILLQIIKELSTARLQRTRAHLQSASPEIFHLLGSIYVDKVNEWGSFLEQGGVDEAALLKTIEQSLVSMKVLRRLIIAGFEHPSRDKEVQDFWRLTHSHFSRFLSFVQGHTTLPEQLHRAIEKHLLQLSKLHVEMAKTHPASFSLLPDSIVLVQSYWTLVVKLGEDYEKLEAEGKSLMERTGLRALLLIRACAKMAFNPVQTFKYQTPQDKEEKKQAVDLIKVQLFMPDFVVNVMELLVTQFFRFRKGDFQEWEEEPEEWEKREAEIAEAWEFSIRSCSEKLFLDLVIHFRELLIPRLLSVFYNFSSPENRDILLKDSLYSAIGLAAACLDRHLDFNAFLESSLVPEVQIQEQGYNLLRRRIAILLGQWVPVKPDELNRNAIYQIFQYLLSRQDPLNDIVVRVSAGRQLRSVLDPYEFSPAGFIPYAPSILSDLMALIQEVELPETRMALLDTVRAIVVKMEDNITPFSDQILALLPPLWEQSGEEHLMKQAILTLLSSLIDSLKEDSAKYHPLILPLIRSSVEPGSETQIYLLEEALELWASIMVQTPAPASPELLSLLPALFQIFEDATDSFPMALQIAESYILLAPQEALSDRTRLPLLTSLESLLKSTTKQRLGSVPRLVELLIRGAKTVDPASSETTYQVIARSLLDSSFLEGLLQGLHSAYEASQTTGPHRKQTQVYGMVETDYLSVLARLALANPKIFASAAAATTGTSEETTLTWILTEWFSHYDNIGSVNQKKLHALALTQLLALDGPDAQPPHYILNHLQSYLSVWTDIVTELAEGSEEDPSLPGDYLIFWNQPQPGTYVENEPPEIERRRQWDSSDVIHTINIRDFVRQKLHALIVACGGEQRFQEEWLVNVDREVVAAFGALGLF
- the exg1 gene encoding glucan 1,3-beta-glucosidase (CAZy:GH5;~COG:G;~EggNog:ENOG410PJVJ;~InterPro:IPR017853,IPR001547;~PFAM:PF00150;~SECRETED:SignalP(1-22);~go_function: GO:0004553 - hydrolase activity, hydrolyzing O-glycosyl compounds [Evidence IEA];~go_process: GO:0071704 - organic substance metabolic process [Evidence IEA]) — translated: MFAKLSRKALLTLSALAAVTGAIPVGVLDEIHAPSVNYDADKIRGVNIGGWLVLEPWITPSIFDEVGDAAVDEWTLTKVLGKEGARNRLLKHWESFISQADFDEIAAAGLTHVRIPVGYWAVIPLIDEPYVNGQLDFLDQAIFWAQSAGLEVIVDLHGAPGSQNGFDNSGRRGPIEWQQGDTVERTTAAIQALIDRYSEYPNVVFEALNEPSIPGGVDRGLLSQYYGDFEQRVHKATPDAPLVLHDGFNPVDSWNGFLSENNVVIDNHHYEVFDNSLLTQDVNTHVSNVCAHSSGQLQKSDKWAIVGEWTGAMTDCAKYLNGKGVGARYDGTMSADFSAGSCDGKSVGNVADLSDEDKVNTRRFIEGQLDAWEQKSGWVFWTWKTEGAPEWDMRQLLAEGVFPQPLDDRKFPGQCG
- a CDS encoding uncharacterized protein (COG:S;~EggNog:ENOG410Q1VN;~InterPro:IPR025337;~go_function: GO:0016491 - oxidoreductase activity [Evidence IEA]), which encodes MGPLLQTRFEALLEHWNAWQVTDPLHQLEQCCDASVLLGIGAGDRERKFDFFLIHTMKVAHGLRILWHLFPEDQRSCILRQCALFVIMIYICQLRPAFGVGMIDSIQTVKLDDHCWEAVIDRTLKHRWFKDSHFFKIVRAPKAFEDLWEER